ATAGGGTTCAGGGTCAAAGACGGAGATCAGAGCGTAGCTGTTCCTCCGACACCCTACCCCCTAAACCCGGAAGTTTTGTGGAGAGGTGCAGGAGCGGTTTAACTGGCACGCCTGGAAAGCGTGAGCAGGGGAAACTCTGCCCCGGGTTCGAATCCCGGCCTCTCCGCCAGTCAAACCAGGGTATAGCGTAAAGGGTTCAGGGTGTAAGGCGGAGATTGGTGGAGCGCAGCTGTTCCCTCTCCACCCTATACCCTAAACCCTGGTCCTTGAGGGTAAACATGGAAAGCGCGCTGATTACCGGTGGTGCCGGGTTTATCGGGTCGAATCTTGCCCTGGAGCTGGAGCGGCGGCACCCGGATATTCGGGTCACTATCATCGACGATTTTCGCTCCGGCGAGTTCAGTAATCTGGTCGGGTTTCGGGGCGATCTGGTAGCTCAGGACCTCGCGTCGTTGGACCTCCTCAGCCGATTTCGACTGGGCGAATTTCAGGTTGTATTTCACCTGGCTTCCATCACCGATACCACCGTGACCGATGCGCGGCAGATGATCTGGGACAACGTGGAAGGGTTTCGGCGCGTGGCGGAGTTCGCGCGCCTCTCTGGAACGCCCCTGATCTATGCCTCCTCGGCCGCCGTCTACGGCGTCTGCCACTTGGGCCGGATGCAAGAGGATCAGCCCGCTTGCCCCGCCAACGTGTATGGATTTTCAAAAACGCTCCTGGAGAATCTGGCCCGGCGTTACGCCGACTCCTCACGAGACTGTAGAATAGTTGGGCTCAGGTACTTCAATGTGTATGGGCCGGGCGAAG
The window above is part of the Candidatus Methylomirabilis tolerans genome. Proteins encoded here:
- the rfaD gene encoding ADP-glyceromanno-heptose 6-epimerase, whose product is MESALITGGAGFIGSNLALELERRHPDIRVTIIDDFRSGEFSNLVGFRGDLVAQDLASLDLLSRFRLGEFQVVFHLASITDTTVTDARQMIWDNVEGFRRVAEFARLSGTPLIYASSAAVYGVCHLGRMQEDQPACPANVYGFSKTLLENLARRYADSSRDCRIVGLRYFNVYGPGEAHKGVAASMIYQLARQIRAGRRPRIFKYGEQARDFVYVKDVVEATLLAADANHGGVYNVGSGRPTSFNEVIALLNKALETDYNPDYFDNPYPFYQPHTEADVTRARAELGYASKYPIDRGIAEYVKQLMETDMKQPDVHEQ